Proteins from one Bacillus carboniphilus genomic window:
- a CDS encoding TetR/AcrR family transcriptional regulator, translated as MDGFQRRREQKKLDILDASLNLFLKYGIQKVSISEIAKEANVSQVTIYNYFENKHKLIQEAFIYYVDKTMNEFEKVLNAEIPYPEKIKSIIFNKKEAATEINKEFYEYMMKQYSTEGNYIEQVYAQKALPAFIQLFEEGKQQGYVDPNLSNEAILFYVQMLKEYFQQEHVYQKAFPLTEEIASIFFYGVLGKRDH; from the coding sequence ATGGACGGGTTTCAAAGACGGAGAGAGCAGAAGAAATTAGACATTTTAGATGCCTCTCTTAACTTGTTTCTGAAATATGGAATCCAAAAGGTATCTATATCAGAGATAGCAAAGGAAGCGAATGTATCTCAAGTAACCATCTATAACTACTTTGAGAATAAACATAAATTGATTCAAGAGGCTTTCATCTATTATGTAGATAAAACCATGAATGAATTTGAAAAAGTACTGAATGCTGAAATACCTTATCCTGAAAAAATTAAGAGCATCATTTTTAATAAAAAAGAAGCAGCAACCGAGATCAACAAAGAATTTTATGAATACATGATGAAACAGTATTCAACAGAAGGCAACTATATCGAACAAGTCTATGCCCAAAAAGCCCTCCCTGCCTTCATCCAACTATTTGAAGAAGGAAAACAACAAGGATACGTAGACCCAAACCTATCAAATGAAGCGATTCTATTCTATGTGCAAATGTTAAAAGAATATTTCCAACAGGAGCATGTGTACCAAAAAGCGTTTCCGCTTACTGAAGAAATCGCAAGCATTTTCTTCTATGGGGTTCTGGGGAAAAGGGATCACTAA
- a CDS encoding ABC transporter ATP-binding protein: protein MIQVNQLNKSFGNKEVLRDISFSVGEGRIIGLFGTNGAGKSTLLKVIAGLLRIDHGSITFHSHPSSIEKRSLIAYLGEQDTWYPWMKLSDAMDYMKDMYRDWDHEKAQYLLNFFQLDKNERIREVSKGTLCKMNLLLTLSRRAKYVLLDEPFSGIDPFTRREISKAIVDDFVDEGQTIIVATQEIEEVEMLLDEILFLDQGQLLLHEQAEELRRTNKQGLLGILEEVYAHARM from the coding sequence ATGATTCAAGTTAATCAGTTGAATAAGTCCTTTGGGAATAAGGAAGTGTTAAGAGATATATCGTTTTCAGTCGGTGAAGGTCGTATCATTGGATTATTTGGAACAAATGGAGCTGGTAAATCTACATTACTAAAGGTCATCGCGGGTTTATTACGTATTGATCATGGAAGTATCACATTCCACAGTCATCCATCTTCAATTGAGAAAAGAAGCTTAATTGCTTACCTTGGTGAACAAGACACATGGTATCCTTGGATGAAATTATCAGATGCGATGGATTATATGAAGGATATGTATAGGGATTGGGATCATGAAAAGGCACAATATCTACTAAATTTCTTTCAATTAGATAAAAATGAAAGGATTCGAGAGGTATCTAAAGGAACTCTCTGTAAAATGAATTTACTTTTAACATTAAGCAGAAGAGCAAAGTACGTCTTATTAGATGAACCCTTTTCTGGGATTGACCCGTTTACACGAAGGGAAATTTCAAAAGCTATTGTCGATGATTTTGTCGATGAGGGGCAGACAATAATTGTTGCTACCCAAGAGATTGAAGAGGTCGAAATGCTACTTGATGAGATTCTTTTTTTAGATCAAGGACAGTTACTATTACATGAACAAGCGGAAGAACTGAGAAGAACGAACAAACAAGGATTATTGGGTATTTTGGAGGAGGTGTATGCTCATGCGCGCATGTAA
- a CDS encoding CPBP family intramembrane glutamic endopeptidase — protein MLGIIVQIIVSWIILRIFVKKDLTALGIKPFGSRSLQFLIGFMFTAFLCASIQMIDAFLTNTNWEVSSKLTFIEGLNAFWLNVKGVLFEELIFRGALLVIIIHKFGAKIGILISGVAFGIYHWFSYGVLGDIGSMTVIFFITAMSGLVWAYAFSKTKSIALPIGLHLGWNFTINSIFSKGPWGEQILVPDKVEFVSNPILNLVVYFVLPFVVVPILTWLLIRLWGGRKIKFHTTQITK, from the coding sequence ATGCTGGGTATCATTGTACAGATTATCGTGTCCTGGATTATACTTCGAATTTTTGTTAAGAAGGATCTAACAGCCCTAGGGATAAAACCTTTTGGATCAAGAAGCTTGCAATTCCTGATAGGATTTATGTTTACAGCTTTTCTATGTGCGTCCATACAAATGATTGATGCTTTTCTCACCAATACAAACTGGGAAGTCTCTTCAAAACTGACTTTTATAGAAGGACTAAACGCTTTCTGGTTGAATGTAAAAGGAGTTTTGTTCGAGGAGTTAATTTTCCGTGGTGCACTTCTGGTTATTATTATTCATAAGTTTGGAGCAAAAATAGGGATTCTTATTTCTGGAGTAGCTTTTGGAATTTACCATTGGTTCTCGTATGGTGTACTGGGAGATATAGGTTCAATGACAGTAATATTCTTTATTACAGCTATGTCTGGGTTAGTCTGGGCATATGCCTTCAGTAAAACGAAATCGATTGCTTTACCAATAGGTCTTCATTTAGGTTGGAACTTCACCATTAATTCAATCTTTTCGAAAGGTCCATGGGGTGAGCAAATTTTAGTACCCGACAAAGTAGAATTTGTTTCAAATCCCATTTTGAACCTGGTTGTATATTTTGTATTACCATTTGTTGTTGTTCCAATATTAACATGGTTATTGATCAGACTTTGGGGAGGAAGAAAAATCAAGTTTCATACGACTCAGATTACAAAATAA
- a CDS encoding GntR family transcriptional regulator yields MEFNKVEPIYTQIIEDIKLKIINGTYLPGQEIPSRRQLAKDLGVNPNTIQRAYREMEEKKLIVTSRGQGSFITSDQTIINSLKDEALSRVVSQSVEKLRSFGRSDHEIIELIQKFMKGEHRK; encoded by the coding sequence ATGGAATTTAATAAAGTCGAGCCAATATATACTCAGATTATTGAAGACATAAAATTAAAAATTATAAACGGCACCTATTTGCCTGGACAAGAAATTCCCTCTAGACGTCAACTTGCTAAAGATTTGGGGGTAAACCCTAATACAATCCAGAGAGCATATAGGGAGATGGAAGAGAAAAAATTAATAGTCACTTCAAGAGGGCAGGGGAGTTTTATCACAAGTGATCAGACGATTATTAATTCCCTAAAAGATGAAGCATTGTCAAGAGTAGTAAGCCAAAGTGTTGAGAAGCTACGATCTTTTGGAAGGTCTGATCATGAGATTATTGAGCTTATTCAGAAGTTCATGAAAGGGGAGCATCGAAAATGA
- a CDS encoding DUF3784 domain-containing protein, which translates to MGSGAIAFYIVMGWTLLITGGLTYLIVKQKNYDLISGFGNKTKEEQEQLIQNGYPQAIGKVLLHTWIILLISFILGIFQVPYGFGIGLAIYLIYLLVGMVYVQKYYLVDKRKKYGVLTSVFSLIVLLGVGGLAFAGFQDEKPEVKDGVFKIHGMYGVEWPIEDIDEVTLLDKLPEVKLKSNGFAAAGRLKGSFRLEEPYGKGKLFVHKGYSPYLYIQKDDEYLILNRKNQDELYELMVEIQSTNK; encoded by the coding sequence ATGGGTTCAGGAGCTATCGCTTTTTACATTGTAATGGGTTGGACCTTATTGATAACGGGAGGACTTACTTACTTAATAGTAAAACAGAAGAATTACGACTTAATTTCTGGCTTCGGTAATAAAACAAAAGAAGAACAAGAACAGTTAATCCAAAATGGATATCCGCAAGCCATTGGGAAAGTACTATTGCATACTTGGATCATTTTGCTGATCTCCTTCATATTGGGAATTTTTCAAGTCCCCTATGGTTTTGGGATAGGGTTAGCCATCTATTTAATCTATCTCTTAGTGGGAATGGTGTATGTGCAAAAATATTATCTAGTGGATAAACGAAAAAAGTATGGCGTGTTAACCAGTGTTTTTTCACTAATAGTATTGCTCGGTGTAGGTGGACTTGCTTTTGCTGGATTTCAAGATGAGAAACCAGAAGTGAAAGATGGTGTTTTCAAAATACACGGTATGTATGGAGTCGAATGGCCAATTGAAGATATTGATGAAGTTACACTACTTGATAAACTGCCGGAAGTAAAACTAAAATCAAATGGATTTGCAGCAGCAGGAAGGTTAAAAGGTTCTTTTCGCCTAGAGGAACCTTATGGAAAAGGAAAATTATTTGTCCATAAGGGATATTCCCCTTATTTATATATTCAAAAGGATGATGAATACCTTATTCTAAATAGAAAAAATCAAGATGAACTATATGAGTTGATGGTGGAAATTCAA
- a CDS encoding DIP1984 family protein: MKLAEALILRSDYQKRVEHLKNRLFKNVRVQEGDQPDEDPAVMKAELTGLLEQLKLLIQNINKTNIHTKFDGNQTLADALVIRDVVGQERKIYSDLIEPATMRHDRYSRSEIKYVTTISVKETQKYIDELSKRYREMDVKIQELNWKTDLLE, from the coding sequence ATGAAATTAGCTGAGGCGTTAATATTACGTTCTGATTATCAAAAAAGGGTTGAACACTTGAAAAATCGGTTATTCAAAAATGTAAGGGTGCAGGAAGGGGATCAACCTGATGAAGACCCAGCGGTTATGAAAGCAGAATTAACAGGACTCCTAGAGCAACTGAAATTACTTATTCAAAATATCAATAAAACCAATATACATACCAAATTTGATGGAAATCAAACTCTTGCGGACGCTTTAGTTATTCGAGATGTAGTTGGACAAGAAAGAAAAATCTACAGCGACCTTATTGAACCAGCAACAATGCGTCATGACCGGTATTCGAGGTCTGAAATTAAGTATGTAACCACGATAAGTGTAAAAGAAACTCAAAAGTATATAGATGAATTATCCAAGAGATACAGAGAAATGGATGTGAAAATACAAGAATTGAATTGGAAAACAGACTTATTAGAATAG